The Methanolacinia petrolearia DSM 11571 genome has a segment encoding these proteins:
- a CDS encoding endonuclease Q family protein: protein MICNADFHIHSLFSMASSRNTTPENLIDSCLIKGLDILGSGDALHPVWRKMWDDYGPDDKDVTVIPTTEVQAEGRVHHLILMEDFDQAQTIAEEFRPYSKNIDSDGRPHVNLDGGRIAKIVHDAGAYIGPAHAFTPWTGMYGRFDSLHECYGGEPVDFLELGLSADTTYGERIPELLGIPFLSNSDAHSPQLHKLGREFNRLDISCRSIKSVLDAVFRGKIVLNAGFFPEEGKYNRTACTRCYRQFSVPEAEGLSWRCPDDGGSIKMGVRDRALSHSNESAQHGNRPPYMHIIPLGEIIQKTVGASSPGTKKCAGLYKSFIDSLGDEISILIDIPYERLSSVDEKTAEAILKFRNEDVVLHPGGGGKYGGFDLVLN from the coding sequence ATGATCTGCAATGCGGATTTCCATATACATTCTCTTTTTTCGATGGCTTCGTCCAGGAACACTACTCCTGAAAATTTAATCGATTCGTGCCTGATCAAGGGTCTTGATATTCTCGGCTCGGGCGATGCATTACATCCAGTCTGGAGAAAGATGTGGGATGATTACGGCCCCGACGATAAGGATGTAACGGTTATCCCGACTACAGAGGTTCAGGCCGAAGGAAGAGTTCATCACCTGATCCTGATGGAGGATTTCGACCAGGCACAAACTATCGCCGAAGAGTTCAGGCCTTATTCTAAAAATATCGACTCCGACGGCAGGCCGCACGTGAATCTTGACGGCGGGAGGATTGCAAAGATCGTGCATGATGCCGGTGCATATATCGGTCCGGCTCATGCCTTCACTCCCTGGACCGGCATGTACGGGAGGTTCGATTCCCTTCATGAATGCTACGGCGGTGAGCCGGTCGATTTTCTTGAACTCGGCCTCAGTGCGGATACGACGTATGGAGAACGAATACCTGAGCTCTTGGGAATTCCCTTCCTCTCAAACTCGGACGCCCACAGCCCGCAGCTCCATAAACTTGGGCGGGAGTTCAACAGGCTCGACATCTCCTGTCGAAGCATAAAGTCCGTTCTCGATGCCGTGTTCAGGGGAAAGATCGTGCTCAATGCCGGTTTCTTCCCGGAGGAGGGAAAATACAATCGGACCGCATGCACCCGCTGCTACAGGCAGTTTTCAGTTCCGGAGGCTGAGGGACTTTCATGGAGATGCCCGGATGACGGCGGGAGCATCAAGATGGGCGTCCGTGACAGGGCTCTCTCTCACAGCAACGAGAGTGCTCAACACGGGAACCGGCCCCCTTACATGCATATTATTCCTCTCGGGGAGATAATACAGAAGACCGTGGGTGCTTCGTCTCCCGGTACAAAGAAATGTGCAGGTCTTTACAAATCATTTATCGACAGTCTCGGGGATGAAATTTCGATCCTGATCGATATTCCTTACGAAAGGCTCTCTTCCGTGGATGAGAAGACGGCAGAGGCAATACTAAAATTCAGAAACGAAGATGTCGTGCTTCATCCCGGTGGTGGCGGGAAGTACGGCGGTTTTGATCTGGTTTTAAATTAA
- a CDS encoding proteasome assembly chaperone family protein: protein MIEDISVDFFGSDSDDFSCDIMIEGLPGVGQVGKLAAEHMMEELGAEKIAEIRSIFFPPQVLVDAAGVAHLPKNEIYRYADEKVRIMFLVGDFQSGSAEGHYILTDTYLDIAEKLGIKRIYTLGGYGVGHLIQDIRVIAAVNDEKLKEEVTNSGAVFAQDEPGGGIIGASGLLLGLGAKRGMEGICLMGETSGYIVDPKSSNCLLAVLSKMLGISIDSAKLQERASEMEVFLERLKTMEQMKTEDELSYIG from the coding sequence ATGATTGAAGATATATCTGTAGATTTTTTTGGCAGCGATTCCGATGACTTTTCATGCGACATTATGATCGAGGGGCTTCCGGGTGTGGGGCAGGTAGGGAAACTTGCTGCCGAACACATGATGGAAGAGCTTGGTGCTGAGAAGATCGCAGAGATCAGGTCCATTTTTTTCCCTCCCCAGGTTCTCGTCGATGCGGCAGGAGTCGCACATCTGCCTAAAAACGAGATATACAGGTACGCCGACGAAAAAGTGAGAATAATGTTTCTGGTCGGCGATTTCCAGAGCGGCTCTGCTGAAGGTCACTATATTCTTACCGATACATATCTCGATATTGCGGAAAAACTTGGTATAAAGCGGATCTACACTCTCGGGGGATATGGCGTGGGCCATCTCATCCAGGACATCCGTGTCATCGCGGCCGTCAATGACGAAAAACTTAAGGAAGAGGTCACAAATTCCGGCGCTGTTTTTGCACAGGACGAACCCGGCGGAGGTATCATCGGTGCTTCCGGCCTCCTTCTCGGCCTCGGGGCGAAACGCGGAATGGAGGGTATCTGCCTGATGGGAGAGACATCCGGCTATATCGTCGATCCGAAGAGTTCTAACTGTCTCCTTGCCGTTCTTTCAAAGATGCTCGGTATAAGCATCGACTCTGCAAAACTCCAGGAGAGGGCGTCCGAGATGGAAGTCTTCCTTGAAAGGCTCAAGACAATGGAACAGATGAAGACAGAGGATGAGCTGAGCTATATCGGGTGA
- a CDS encoding RNA-protein complex protein Nop10, whose product MSKRIRKCPDDGHYTLSSICPVCGKETFNAHPPRYSPQDAYGKYRREIKDD is encoded by the coding sequence ATGAGCAAGAGGATCAGAAAATGCCCCGATGACGGGCATTATACCCTTTCCTCAATATGTCCTGTATGCGGGAAGGAAACATTTAATGCACATCCTCCCCGGTATTCTCCACAGGATGCCTACGGGAAATACAGGAGGGAGATAAAAGATGATTGA
- a CDS encoding translation initiation factor IF-2 subunit alpha — translation MYEREWPEEGELVVCTVTSVKDFVAFVTLDEYNNNEGLIPIAEVARGWIKHIRDFVREGQKVVCKVLHVNKSRGHIDLSLKDVNDHQRKEKINEWKNEQKARKWIEFISEASGFPGDEIEKIFYREYGALFPVFEDILIDEETTLKKLDLEKKVADSLVSIANDNVKLPKVTISGTLILTSNKPDGVNVIRRALRSANPKVEEDVEIELFYVGAPKYRVKVTAPDYKSAEKAINKVAKAAIGVVERAEGYGEFVRKQKSGKN, via the coding sequence ATGTACGAGAGAGAGTGGCCTGAAGAAGGGGAACTTGTAGTCTGCACGGTGACGAGTGTCAAGGATTTCGTTGCATTTGTCACCCTGGATGAATACAATAACAACGAAGGCTTAATCCCGATAGCAGAAGTTGCGCGTGGCTGGATCAAGCACATCCGCGACTTTGTACGGGAAGGGCAGAAGGTAGTTTGCAAAGTTCTCCATGTAAACAAAAGCCGCGGACATATCGATCTCTCACTGAAGGATGTCAACGATCACCAGCGGAAAGAAAAGATCAACGAGTGGAAGAACGAGCAGAAAGCAAGGAAATGGATAGAGTTCATATCCGAAGCAAGCGGTTTTCCCGGAGACGAGATCGAGAAGATATTCTATAGAGAATACGGTGCCTTATTCCCCGTTTTCGAGGATATCCTGATCGACGAAGAGACGACGCTCAAAAAGCTCGATCTGGAGAAGAAGGTCGCCGATTCGCTGGTGTCGATTGCAAACGATAATGTTAAACTTCCCAAAGTTACAATTTCAGGCACGCTGATTCTGACATCGAACAAACCCGACGGGGTAAATGTAATTCGCAGGGCGCTCCGGAGTGCAAACCCCAAAGTGGAAGAAGATGTCGAGATCGAACTTTTCTATGTCGGTGCGCCAAAATACCGGGTAAAGGTTACGGCTCCCGATTACAAATCGGCTGAAAAAGCTATAAACAAAGTCGCAAAAGCAGCTATTGGAGTTGTTGAGAGAGCCGAGGGCTACGGCGAGTTTGTCCGTAAGCAGAAGTCCGGTAAGAACTGA
- a CDS encoding 30S ribosomal protein S27e produces MVRVNRDNRTKFYTVKCPDCENEQVIFQRASTVVNCVVCGKVLAEPSGGNAKIKAEIIAANE; encoded by the coding sequence ATGGTCAGAGTAAACAGAGATAACAGGACAAAATTCTACACTGTCAAGTGTCCGGACTGCGAAAACGAACAGGTAATCTTCCAGAGGGCAAGCACAGTCGTAAACTGTGTTGTCTGCGGTAAGGTTCTGGCAGAGCCCAGCGGCGGCAATGCAAAAATAAAGGCAGAGATTATTGCCGCCAACGAGTAA
- a CDS encoding 50S ribosomal protein L44e — protein sequence MKMPTKFKTYCPYCRTHEIHEVERVKKGRDLHLHWIDRQKGRRSKVGNMGKFSKVPGGDKPTKRINVRYRCTKCGKAHLRSGVKAGKFELTE from the coding sequence ATGAAGATGCCAACAAAATTCAAGACATATTGTCCGTATTGCAGAACACACGAGATCCACGAGGTCGAAAGGGTAAAGAAGGGCCGTGACCTTCACCTTCACTGGATCGACCGCCAAAAAGGTCGCAGAAGCAAGGTCGGTAACATGGGTAAGTTCTCGAAAGTGCCCGGTGGAGACAAACCCACAAAGAGGATCAACGTGAGATACAGGTGCACAAAGTGCGGCAAGGCTCACCTCAGATCGGGAGTCAAGGCCGGTAAATTCGAACTTACGGAGTGA
- the priS gene encoding DNA primase catalytic subunit PriS, giving the protein MDAATFEYLKRRFEEYYKTATFMFPPATEQREWGFIFFEPDGEVRMRRHIGFGSKNEVEAYMRSMVPRHAYHSTAYYHLPSASTMQEKVWSGADLVFDLDADHIMRGAYDVMLDRVKEEVFKLLDMLTGELGFLNRDISIVFSGGRGYHIHIRNLETRQWGSAERRELVDYVCGIGIDPGFMLSGGRNTGWSARYRSAVLEYFDDLQNADRKDAVKTVGTIKGVGDPSAESFVDSLKDTSKRIRSGKKDVPVFGTLGKVLEQEEGPLVEKIRERAALTDEPVTTDIKRLIRMPGSLHGGSGFRVVPLTVKELEEFDPLVDAVVFGESPVKVDMGFSLAMPVLGNTYSLEKGINTVPEALAVFLCARGAGRYAGSGR; this is encoded by the coding sequence ATGGATGCCGCAACCTTCGAATACCTGAAAAGGCGTTTTGAGGAGTATTACAAAACCGCCACTTTTATGTTTCCTCCTGCAACCGAACAGCGCGAATGGGGTTTCATATTCTTCGAGCCCGACGGCGAGGTCAGGATGAGAAGGCATATCGGTTTCGGTTCGAAGAACGAGGTCGAGGCATATATGCGTTCGATGGTGCCCAGGCACGCGTATCATTCCACGGCATATTACCATCTTCCTTCCGCATCCACCATGCAGGAGAAAGTCTGGTCCGGTGCTGACCTCGTATTCGATCTCGACGCCGATCACATCATGAGGGGGGCCTATGACGTTATGCTCGACCGCGTAAAGGAAGAGGTCTTCAAACTGCTGGATATGCTTACCGGCGAACTCGGATTCCTGAACAGGGACATAAGCATCGTATTCTCGGGCGGAAGGGGGTATCATATCCACATCAGGAATCTTGAGACCAGGCAGTGGGGCAGTGCGGAGAGGCGCGAGCTTGTCGATTATGTCTGCGGAATAGGAATCGATCCAGGGTTTATGCTCTCGGGAGGACGCAACACCGGATGGTCTGCGAGATACAGGTCCGCAGTTCTCGAATACTTCGACGACCTCCAGAATGCAGATCGCAAAGACGCCGTCAAAACCGTAGGCACCATAAAAGGAGTAGGTGATCCGTCGGCCGAGTCATTCGTCGATTCGCTGAAAGATACCTCAAAGAGGATCAGGAGCGGAAAGAAGGATGTTCCAGTATTCGGAACTCTCGGAAAGGTCCTGGAGCAGGAGGAAGGCCCTCTTGTCGAAAAGATCCGCGAGAGAGCCGCCCTGACGGACGAACCGGTGACCACCGATATAAAAAGGCTGATCCGTATGCCTGGTTCTCTCCACGGCGGCAGCGGCTTCAGGGTGGTGCCGCTCACGGTTAAGGAGCTCGAAGAATTCGATCCGCTTGTAGACGCCGTTGTGTTCGGTGAATCCCCGGTAAAGGTCGATATGGGTTTCAGCCTTGCGATGCCTGTTCTCGGAAACACATATTCACTAGAAAAAGGGATAAATACTGTACCTGAAGCTCTTGCAGTCTTCCTGTGCGCAAGAGGTGCGGGAAGATATGCGGGCAGCGGGAGATAG
- a CDS encoding tRNA uridine(34) 5-carboxymethylaminomethyl modification radical SAM/GNAT enzyme Elp3, which produces MLRGLVLKRLLLNTKQSKDSIFFLREIISLIKSEAKDQSDIQKIKASVCRKYSLERMPKNSEIFAAAENDEEKEILRAYLQVKPARTISGVAPVAVMTSPHKCPHGKCLPCPGGPEHPFGSPQSYTGEEPAALRARQHEYDPYTQVQARLRQFEELGHHVDKAELIVMGGTITARDPEYRYWFMRSCIRAMNEYGGEDRGDIFSFEELCEENETARVRCIAATFETRPDWCMKEHIDDMLALGVTKVELGVQQIENRILEYNRRGHGVEATEEANRLLRDAGLKVGFHVMPNLPSATIEDDKKMFDLLFTDERFCPDFLKIYPTLVTPGSEIEELWRSGQYDVYDEDDLIDLVAYGKSKLPPYVRLQRVQRDIPAKLILRGSHFSNFRQLAKERLESTGGRCRCIRCSEAGRNEISEPPEIDTIRYRCCGGDEFFIRYVSGESLIGFIRLRFPAEPWREEILDSALVRELHVYGAVVPIAEKAGPNEWQHRNFGDRLLKEAERVAGEAGYESVGIMSGIGVRPYYRKKGYNRSGPYMVKEL; this is translated from the coding sequence ATGCTCCGGGGACTGGTACTGAAGAGGTTGCTGTTGAACACTAAACAATCCAAAGATTCAATTTTTTTTTTAAGGGAGATAATCTCCCTGATTAAATCCGAAGCAAAAGATCAGTCTGATATCCAGAAGATCAAGGCTTCGGTCTGCAGAAAATATTCCCTTGAGCGGATGCCGAAAAATTCCGAGATCTTCGCGGCAGCGGAGAACGATGAGGAAAAAGAGATCCTCCGTGCATATCTACAGGTAAAACCTGCACGGACGATCTCGGGTGTGGCCCCGGTGGCCGTCATGACGTCTCCGCACAAGTGCCCCCACGGGAAATGCCTCCCCTGTCCGGGAGGACCGGAGCACCCGTTCGGCTCTCCGCAGAGTTATACCGGGGAGGAGCCGGCCGCCCTTCGTGCCAGGCAGCACGAATACGACCCTTACACCCAGGTGCAGGCGAGACTGAGGCAGTTCGAGGAGCTCGGGCATCACGTCGACAAGGCAGAACTCATAGTAATGGGCGGGACGATAACCGCCAGGGACCCGGAGTACAGGTACTGGTTCATGAGATCGTGCATCCGTGCGATGAACGAATACGGCGGGGAGGACCGCGGCGATATATTCAGTTTCGAAGAACTTTGCGAAGAGAACGAGACCGCCAGGGTCCGGTGCATTGCGGCGACCTTCGAGACAAGGCCCGACTGGTGCATGAAGGAGCACATCGACGATATGCTCGCCCTCGGGGTTACGAAGGTCGAACTTGGCGTCCAGCAGATCGAAAATAGAATCCTCGAGTACAATCGCAGGGGTCACGGTGTAGAGGCTACGGAGGAGGCGAACCGTCTCCTGAGGGATGCAGGGCTCAAGGTCGGATTTCACGTGATGCCCAACCTTCCTTCGGCGACGATCGAAGACGACAAAAAAATGTTCGACCTCCTTTTTACAGACGAGAGGTTCTGCCCGGATTTCCTGAAGATCTATCCCACCCTTGTAACGCCCGGCTCGGAGATCGAGGAGCTGTGGCGATCCGGCCAATACGATGTCTACGACGAGGATGACCTCATCGACTTGGTTGCATACGGTAAATCAAAACTCCCGCCGTATGTCCGTCTCCAGCGGGTCCAGAGGGATATCCCTGCAAAACTTATTCTGCGTGGATCGCATTTCAGCAACTTCCGCCAGCTTGCAAAAGAGAGGCTTGAAAGCACTGGCGGACGGTGCAGGTGCATAAGATGCAGCGAGGCGGGACGAAATGAGATCAGCGAACCCCCCGAGATCGATACGATCAGGTACAGGTGCTGCGGCGGCGACGAGTTCTTCATCCGGTATGTCTCGGGCGAATCTCTCATCGGTTTTATCCGCCTGAGATTCCCCGCCGAACCGTGGCGAGAGGAGATTCTCGATTCCGCCCTCGTCCGTGAGCTCCATGTTTACGGGGCCGTCGTGCCTATTGCGGAAAAGGCGGGCCCGAACGAATGGCAGCACAGGAATTTCGGGGACCGTCTCTTAAAAGAAGCCGAGAGAGTCGCAGGCGAAGCAGGATACGAAAGTGTCGGTATAATGAGCGGTATCGGTGTACGGCCTTATTACAGGAAAAAAGGATACAATAGAAGCGGCCCATATATGGTTAAGGAATTATAA
- a CDS encoding UPF0058 family protein, with protein sequence MQKEELLHLHMLLVHVKKYYESVRNEDVLTTHYDELNISPVHIHKNKVCHKEAILTLGKELVGYLQNEQIQNVGYAPGTGTEEVAVEH encoded by the coding sequence GTGCAGAAAGAGGAATTATTACATCTACACATGCTTTTGGTGCATGTAAAAAAGTACTATGAATCGGTTAGAAACGAAGACGTACTTACAACTCATTATGACGAATTAAACATTTCTCCGGTTCACATTCACAAGAATAAAGTCTGCCACAAGGAGGCAATTTTGACTCTTGGAAAAGAACTCGTGGGATATCTTCAGAACGAGCAGATCCAGAACGTGGGATATGCTCCGGGGACTGGTACTGAAGAGGTTGCTGTTGAACACTAA